A stretch of Fusarium poae strain DAOMC 252244 chromosome 2, whole genome shotgun sequence DNA encodes these proteins:
- a CDS encoding hypothetical protein (SECRETED:SignalP(1-20)~CAZy:GT69), giving the protein MHRTIFVLCVPLVCFLLVSTSLYLGRDHITRLSETYLPLYAPGLTTTTTAKIISSPSSSTSKPAYTVYADEPLSYSTIDSYTTGTIEQATSTIPLSIPSATPTKASIPIANGSVLSTERLTPYIHAILDPLSKERLRLECPPLDTKRYKSLLSNKNARENDDDEQPIDFYFALNLRNVVNLLPRLMGSIVETIKYLGPERCALSIVEGNSPDGTADVLVALHPFLEELGIRYFYNNSAINPSKGPRIRKLAQLRNLALEPLFKKKVPASDETTILFINDVAACPDDLLELVHQKRNLNADMTCAMDFTYAGPDPTFYDVWVARTLAGDTFFPIPEDGSWDDAWDLFRGNREARMAYDAHLPFQVFACWNGATAFTAAPILHGLRFRDPKKDECFQGEPQLFCKDLWHKGYRKIAVVPSVSLEYTDARGQDIKKLKGFTNEVVQHMDESKANIDWQYEPPEKVKCMPSFDRQTWLPWDESLKGRR; this is encoded by the exons ATGCATCGCACAATCTTTGTTCTGTGTGTGCCCCTCGTTTGCTTCCTATTAGTCTCGACCAGCTTATATCTCGGTCGCGACCATATAACTCGATTATCAGAAACATACCTTCCTCTTTATGCGCCAGGCCTTACAACAACAACTACTGCAAAAATAATATCCTCTCCCTCAAGTTCCACATCGAAACCAGCATACACGGTTTACGCTGATGAGCCTCTTTCATACTCAACCATCGACTCTTACACGACAGGCACCATCGAGCAAGCCACTTCAACAATACCACTCTCTATTCCCTCTGCTACACCAACAAAAGCCTCAATCCCCATTGCAAATG GTTCTGTTCTATCTACCGAGCGCCTCACTCCTTACATCCACGCCATCCTTGATCCTTTATCAAAAGAGCGCCTGAGGTTAGAATGTCCTCCCTTGGATACCAAGCGATACAAGAGCCTTCTAAGCAACAAAAACGCCCGCGagaacgacgatgatgaacaACCCATTGACTTTTACTTTGCCCTTAATTTGCGCAATGTCGTCAACCTTCTTCCCCGTCTCATGGGTAGTATTGTTGAAACGATAAAGTACCTTGGGCCCGAGCGATGCGCACTGTCAATCGTTGAAGGCAACTCCCCTGACGGCACGGCTGATGTGCTGGTCGCCTTGCATCCCTTCTTGGAAGAACTAGGAATACGGTACTTTTACAACAACTCGGCCATTAACCCGTCCAAAGGACCACGTATTCGCAAGTTGGCCCAGTTGCGTAACCTGGCACTTGAACCACTCTTTAAGAAAAAGGTGCCGGCTTCCGACGAGACCACTATTCTTTTCATCAACGATGTCGCAGCTTGCCCCGACGATTTACTCGAGCTTGTGCACCAGAAGCGCAACTTAAACGCCGATATGACATGCGCTATGGACTTCACTTACGCGGGTCCTGACCCTACATTCTATGACGTTTGG GTGGCCAGAACACTCGCCGGTGACACTTTCTTTCCCATCCCCGAAGATGGATCATGGGACGATGCCTGGGATCTATTTAGAGGAAACAGGGAAGCCCGAATGGCATACGACGCTCATCTTCCGTTCCAGGTGTTCGCTTGCTGGAATGGCGCAACCGCATTCACGGCTGCACCCATCCTCCACGGCCTACGCTTTCGAGATCCCAAGAAGGACGAATGTTTCCAGGGCGAACCACAGCTATTCTGTAAGGACCTATGGCACAAGGGTTACCGAAAGATCGCTGTGGTACCCAGCGTCAGTCTAGAGTACACAGACGCAAGGGGACAGGAtatcaagaagctcaagggcTTCACAAACGAAGTGGTGCAGCATATGGACGAGAGCAAGGCCAACATTGATTGGCAATACGAACCGCCCGAGAAGGTCAAGTGCATGCCTTCTTTCGATCGACAGACCTGGCTCCCTTGGGATGAGTCACTAAAGGGACGCCGATAA
- a CDS encoding hypothetical protein (TransMembrane:1 (o69-94i)), whose protein sequence is MACGAVAATDTFFMTPKVPQLTKSGTETTTAETSEPSTDTTDETTPSETASETATEASDDNSPHPSSNVGAIVGGVVGGLAVVCGTAIAALYLLRKNHDHRPETEEANAEATRTTTPNDGPKELVGSNPSELQGTATPTPQLPPVELP, encoded by the coding sequence ATGGCATGCGGTGCCGTCGCAGCAACAGACACTTTCTTCATGACTCCCAAAGTCCCGCAATTGACGAAATCCGGCACAGAGACAACGACAGCTGAGACATCAGAACCCTCAACCGACACGACAGATGAAACCACCCCGTCGGAAACTGCCTCTGAGACAGCAACTGAGGCCTCTGACGACAATAGTCCTCACCCGAGCAGTAACGTGGGCGCAATAGTTGGCGGCGTTGTTGGAGGCCTAGCAGTAGTTTGCGGAACTGCAATTGCTGCTCTGTACTTACTACGGAAGAACCACGATCACAGGCCAGAGACTGAGGAGGCCAATGCTGAAGCCACAAGGACAACAACACCTAATGATGGCCCCAAAGAGTTGGTAGGGTCGAATCCATCAGAATTACAAGGGACTGCCACTCCAACTCCTCAGCTCCCTCCAGTTGAGCTACCATAA
- a CDS encoding hypothetical protein (TransMembrane:1 (i256-279o)): MYELDNIKPHPITGRLIDSYPITRTKPMRVLCLGQSRTGTATLFTALKQLGYNPYHMSVAMGSPKTNFRLWREALDAKYHGRGKPWGREEFDKILGSYDAVLEIPAICFAEELVASYPEAKVIVTQYDVDSWLRGMDSTGGRVLRWPLWDTLASWDSSNAGPFWEFSKKALPASVHTMTDFSTKSPARQAYHDHYELVRRIVPADKTLEYRVEEGWGPLCKFLDISVPDEKFPMVDDSKKFVLVHKMMWWMAFAKMVGKGSLASAVAGIFTSMIALWRLRYAVNIVGMLRPVGGFS, encoded by the coding sequence ATGTACGAACTTGACAATATCAAGCCCCATCCCATCACTGGCCGGCTTATCGATTCCTATCCAATCACCCGCACGAAGCCTATGCGCGTCCTATGCCTCGGACAGTCAAGAACAGGAACAGCGACCCTATTCACAGCCCTTAAGCAGCTGGGCTATAATCCATACCACATGTCTGTTGCGATGGGTAGCCCAAAGACAAACTTTCGTCTTTGGCGCGAAGCACTCGATGCAAAATATCACGGCAGAGGCAAACCTTGGGGTCGAGAAGAGTTTGACAAGATCCTTGGTTCTTATGATGCTGTGCTTGAGATACCAGCTATATGCTTCGCGGAGGAGCTTGTAGCTTCATACCCAGAAGCAAAGGTCATTGTCACACAGTACGACGTGGATAGCTGGCTGCGAGGTATGGACTCGACAGGTGGTCGTGTTCTACGCTGGCCTCTCTGGGATACACTGGCGAGTTGGGATTCCTCGAATGCAGGGCCGTTTTGGGAGTTCTCAAAGAAAGCTCTGCCAGCTAGTGTCCACACTATGACTGACTTTTCAACAAAGTCACCTGCACGTCAGGCTTACCATGATCATTACGAGCTGGTCAGGAGGATAGTTCCTGCAGATAAAACGCTTGAGTATCGTGTCGAGGAAGGTTGGGGACCGCTTTGCAAGTTCTTGGACATAAGTGTACCTGATGAAAAGTTTCCGATGGTGGATGATTCGAAGAAGTTCGTTCTTGTACATAAGATGATGTGGTGGATGGCTTTTGCTAAGATGGTCGGTAAGGGATCATTGGCAAGTGCTGTTGCAGGAATTTTCACTTCGATGATTGCTCTGTGGAGGCTGAGATATGCTGTTAATATCGTTGGTATGCTCAGGCCTGTAGGGGGGTTTTCTTGA
- a CDS encoding hypothetical protein (SECRETED:SignalP(1-16)~CAZy:CBM63) — translation MKFLSILLSVPALVAGRYLSDEVNSGTSTHYGGNVGGGACGLVSYTIPSGIYGTAFSGPNWNNAGVCGNCIEVTGPTGKKIKAMIVDRCNECNKGHLDLFEDAFSAVGGTSGLVQTSWRSVSCDITSPLVLRNKEGTSPFWFSMQVRNSNLPIKSLEVSTDNGKSWIGTSRKEYNFFENPSGFKTDTVDVRVTSSTGSTIIVKSVGVKPQTEFKAASNFP, via the exons CTTTCTGTTCCAGCTCTTGTTGCAGGAAGATATCTCAGTGACGAGGTCAACTCTGGAACTTCGACGCACTACGGCGGCAATGTCGGAGGGGGCGCTTGTGGGCTTGTGTCCTATACCATTCCTTCTGGCATCTACGGAACTGCCTTCTCTGGCCCCAACTGGAACAATGCGGGTGTCTGTGGTAACTGCATCGAGGTTACTGGCCCAACAGGAAAGAAAATCAAGGCTATG ATCGTTGATAGATGTAATGAGTGCAACAAGGGACACTTGGATCTCTTTGAAGACGCTTTCTCAGCTGTAGGTGGTACAAGCGGTCTGGTTCAGACCAGCTGGAGATCTGTTTCTTGTGATATCACGTCTCCTCTTGTTTTGCGCAACAAAGAAG GAACAAGTCCTTTCTGGTTCTCCATGCAAGTTCGCAACAGCAACCTTCCCATCAAGAGCCTCGAAGTCAGCACCGACAATGGCAAATCATGGATCGGAACCAGTCGAAAGGAGTACAACTTCTTTGAGAACCCCAGCGGCTTCAAGACAGACACGGTTGATGTTAGAGTTACCAGCTCTACTGGAAGCACTATCATCGTCAAGAGTGTTGGAGTTAAGCCGCAGACCGAATTCAAGGCTGCTTCCAACTTCCCCTAA